Proteins from a single region of Streptococcus oralis:
- a CDS encoding branched-chain amino acid aminotransferase, with translation MTVAIDWENLGFAYMKLPYRYIAHYRNGQWDQGELTEDATLHISESSPSLHYGQQAFEGLKAYRTKDGSVQLFRPDENAKRLQRTCDRLLMPQVPTEMFVEACKAVVRANEEYVPPYGTGGTLYLRPLLIGVGDIIGVKPAEEYIFTIFAMPVGNYFKGGLVPTNFLIQDEYDRAAPNGTGAAKVGGNYAASLLPGKMAKSRQFSDVIYLDPSTHTKIEEVGSANFFGITADNEFVTPLSPSILPSITKYSLLYLAEHRLGLTPVEGDVPIDNLDRFVEAGACGTAAVISPIGGIQHGDDFHVFYSETEVGPVTRKLYDELTGIQFGDVEAPEGWIVKVD, from the coding sequence ATGACAGTTGCAATTGATTGGGAAAACCTTGGATTTGCTTATATGAAACTACCTTACCGTTATATAGCTCACTACAGAAATGGACAATGGGATCAAGGAGAATTGACAGAGGATGCAACCTTGCATATTTCAGAGTCTTCTCCAAGTCTCCACTATGGACAGCAGGCATTTGAAGGTTTGAAAGCCTATCGTACGAAGGATGGCAGTGTTCAATTGTTCCGTCCTGACGAAAATGCCAAGCGTCTGCAACGTACCTGCGACCGTCTTTTGATGCCACAAGTTCCGACAGAAATGTTTGTAGAAGCTTGTAAAGCAGTTGTGCGTGCAAATGAAGAATACGTCCCACCATATGGAACAGGTGGAACCCTTTATCTTCGTCCGCTGTTGATTGGTGTTGGGGATATTATTGGGGTTAAACCAGCAGAAGAGTATATTTTCACCATCTTTGCTATGCCGGTTGGTAACTATTTTAAAGGTGGTTTAGTCCCAACCAACTTCTTGATTCAGGATGAATACGACCGGGCAGCTCCAAATGGTACTGGAGCAGCTAAGGTAGGTGGGAACTATGCTGCTAGTCTCCTTCCAGGTAAAATGGCCAAGTCACGCCAATTTTCAGATGTTATCTACCTAGACCCATCTACACATACAAAGATTGAAGAAGTCGGATCAGCCAACTTCTTTGGAATCACGGCAGACAATGAATTTGTTACACCACTGAGTCCATCCATTTTGCCATCTATTACCAAGTACTCTTTGCTTTACTTGGCTGAACACCGCTTGGGCTTGACACCGGTTGAAGGTGATGTTCCAATCGATAATTTGGATCGTTTTGTAGAGGCAGGAGCTTGTGGAACAGCAGCGGTTATTTCGCCAATTGGAGGTATCCAACATGGCGATGATTTCCATGTTTTCTACAGTGAAACAGAAGTAGGACCTGTTACACGTAAACTCTATGATGAATTGACTGGTATCCAATTTGGTGATGTAGAAGCGCCTGAAGGATGGATTGTCAAAGTGGACTAA
- a CDS encoding DUF2969 domain-containing protein: protein MSKKDKKIEIQLTDAKVTVGKDSYEGYVLTIGKKVIGEIAELDSQFAIIKNGNVDSFYKKLEKAVEILIENYNLTK, encoded by the coding sequence ATGAGTAAAAAAGATAAGAAAATTGAAATCCAATTAACCGATGCAAAAGTGACTGTTGGGAAAGACAGCTATGAAGGATACGTTTTGACGATCGGGAAAAAGGTCATTGGGGAAATTGCCGAATTAGATAGCCAATTTGCCATCATAAAGAATGGAAATGTCGATAGTTTTTATAAAAAACTTGAAAAAGCTGTGGAAATTTTGATTGAAAACTATAATTTGACAAAATAA
- a CDS encoding GAF domain-containing protein → MLDSEKQSQYQMLNEELSYLLEGETNVLANLSNASALLKSRFPNTVFAGFYLFDGSELILGPFQGGVSCIRIPLGKGVCGEAAEFQETVLVGDVSTYPNYISCDSMAKSEIVVPMLKNGQLLGVLDLDSSLIDDYNAVDRDYLEQFVAILLEKTEWDFTMFEEKA, encoded by the coding sequence ATGTTAGATTCAGAAAAACAATCACAATATCAAATGTTAAATGAGGAACTCTCTTATTTACTAGAAGGTGAGACCAATGTTCTTGCCAATCTTTCAAATGCTAGTGCCCTCCTAAAATCTCGCTTTCCCAATACTGTATTTGCAGGGTTTTATCTGTTTGATGGTAGCGAGTTGATTTTAGGGCCTTTTCAGGGTGGTGTTTCTTGTATTCGCATTCCGCTTGGGAAAGGCGTGTGTGGAGAAGCTGCTGAGTTTCAAGAGACTGTTTTGGTTGGCGATGTGAGCACCTATCCAAACTACATTTCTTGTGATAGTATGGCCAAGAGTGAAATCGTGGTTCCCATGCTCAAGAATGGTCAATTGCTGGGTGTCTTAGACCTAGATTCTTCACTTATTGATGATTACAATGCCGTTGACCGTGATTACTTGGAACAATTTGTCGCTATTTTGCTTGAGAAGACAGAATGGGACTTTACGATGTTTGAGGAGAAAGCCT
- the rpsA gene encoding 30S ribosomal protein S1, producing the protein MNEFEDLLNSVSQVEPGDVVSAEVLTVDATQANVAISGTGVEGVLTLRELTNDRDADINDFVKVGEVLDVLVLRQVVGKDTDTVTYLVSKKRLEARKAWDKLVGREEEVVTVKGTRAVKGGLSVEFEGVRGFIPASMLDTRFVRNTERFVGQEFDAKIKEVDPKENRFILSRREVVEAATAAARAEVFGKLAVGDVVTGKVARITSFGAFIDLGGVDGLVHLTELSHERNVSPKSVVTVGEEIEVKILDLNEEEGRVSLSLKATTPGPWDGVEQKLAKGDVVEGTVKRLTDFGAFVEVLPGIDGLVHVSQISHKRIENPKEALTVGQEVTVKVLDVNADAERVSLSIKALEERPAQEEGQKEEKRAARPRRPKRQEKRDFELPETQTGFSMADLFGDIEL; encoded by the coding sequence ATGAACGAATTTGAAGATTTGCTAAATAGCGTTAGCCAAGTTGAGCCTGGTGATGTTGTTAGTGCTGAAGTATTGACAGTTGATGCGACTCAAGCTAACGTTGCAATCTCTGGGACTGGTGTTGAAGGTGTCTTGACTCTTCGCGAATTGACAAACGATCGCGATGCAGATATTAATGACTTTGTGAAAGTAGGAGAAGTATTGGATGTTCTTGTACTTCGTCAAGTAGTTGGTAAAGATACTGATACAGTTACATACCTTGTATCTAAAAAACGCCTTGAAGCTCGCAAAGCATGGGACAAACTTGTAGGACGCGAAGAAGAAGTTGTTACTGTTAAAGGAACTCGTGCCGTTAAAGGTGGACTTTCAGTAGAATTTGAAGGTGTTCGTGGATTCATCCCAGCTTCAATGTTGGATACTCGTTTCGTACGTAACACTGAACGTTTCGTAGGTCAAGAATTTGATGCTAAAATCAAAGAAGTTGATCCTAAAGAAAACCGCTTCATCCTTTCACGTCGTGAAGTTGTTGAAGCAGCTACTGCAGCAGCTCGTGCTGAAGTATTCGGTAAATTGGCTGTTGGTGATGTCGTAACTGGTAAAGTTGCTCGTATCACTAGCTTTGGTGCTTTCATCGACCTTGGTGGTGTTGACGGATTGGTCCACTTGACTGAATTGTCACACGAACGTAACGTATCACCTAAATCAGTTGTAACTGTTGGTGAAGAAATTGAAGTGAAGATCCTTGATCTTAACGAAGAAGAAGGTCGCGTATCACTTTCACTTAAAGCAACAACACCTGGACCATGGGATGGCGTTGAGCAAAAATTGGCTAAAGGTGATGTAGTAGAAGGAACAGTTAAACGTTTGACTGACTTCGGTGCATTTGTTGAAGTATTGCCAGGTATCGATGGACTTGTTCACGTATCACAAATTTCACACAAACGTATCGAAAATCCAAAAGAAGCTCTTACTGTTGGTCAAGAAGTTACTGTTAAAGTCCTTGATGTTAACGCTGACGCAGAACGTGTATCACTTTCTATCAAAGCTCTTGAAGAACGTCCAGCTCAAGAAGAAGGACAAAAAGAAGAAAAACGTGCTGCTCGTCCACGTCGTCCAAAACGTCAAGAAAAACGTGATTTCGAACTTCCAGAAACACAAACAGGATTCTCAATGGCTGACTTGTTCGGTGATATCGAACTTTAA
- the parC gene encoding DNA topoisomerase IV subunit A, translated as MSNIQNMSLEDIMGERFGRYSKYIIQDRALPDIRDGLKPVQRRILYSMNKDGNTFDKSYRKSAKSVGNIMGNFHPHGDSSIYDAMVRMSQDWKNREILVEMHGNNGSMDGDPPAAMRYTEARLSEIAGYLLQDIEKKTVPFAWNFDDTEKEPTVLPAAFPNLLVNGSTGISAGYATDIPPHNLAEVIDATVYTIDHPTAKVDKLMEFLPGPDFPTGAIIQGRDEIKKAYETGKGRVVVRSKTEVEKLKGGKEQIVITEIPYEINKANLVKKIDDVRVNNKVAGIAEVRDESDRDGLRIAIELKKDANTELVLNYLFKYTDLQINYNFNMVAIDNFTPRQVGIVPILSSYIAHRREVILARSRFDKEKAEKRLHIVEGLIRVISILDEVIALIRASENKADAKENLKVSYEFTEEQAEAIVTLQLYRLTNTDVVILQEEEAELREKIAMLAAIIGDERTMYNLMKKELREVKKKFATPRLSTLEDTAKAIEIDTASLIAEEDTYVSVTKAGYIKRTSPRSFAASTLEEIGKRDDDRLIFVQATKTTQHLLMFTTLGNVIYRPIHELADIRWKDIGEHLSQTVTNFETNEEILYVEVVDQFDDATTYFAATRLGQIKRVERKEFTPWRTYKSKSVKYAKLKDETDQIVAVAPIKLDDVLLISQNGYALRFNIEEVPVVGSKAAGVKAMNLKADDVLQSAFICNTSSFYLLTQRGSLKRVSCEEIPATSRARRGLQVLRELKNKPHRVFLAGAVAEQGFVGDLFSTEVEENDQTLLVQSNKGTIYESRLQDLNLSERTSNGSFISDTISDEEVFDAYLKEVFEEDKANP; from the coding sequence ATGAGTAATATCCAAAACATGTCCCTAGAGGACATCATGGGAGAGCGCTTTGGTCGCTACTCCAAGTACATCATTCAAGACCGGGCTTTGCCAGATATTCGTGATGGATTGAAGCCGGTTCAGCGTCGTATTCTTTATTCTATGAATAAGGATGGCAATACCTTTGACAAGAGCTACCGCAAGTCGGCCAAGTCAGTCGGGAATATCATGGGGAATTTCCACCCACACGGTGATTCTTCTATCTATGATGCCATGGTTCGTATGTCACAGGACTGGAAAAACCGTGAGATTCTGGTTGAAATGCACGGTAATAACGGTTCTATGGACGGAGATCCGCCTGCGGCTATGCGTTATACCGAGGCTCGTTTGTCTGAGATTGCTGGTTATCTTCTTCAAGATATCGAAAAGAAGACAGTTCCCTTTGCTTGGAACTTTGACGATACCGAGAAAGAACCGACGGTTTTGCCAGCAGCATTTCCAAACCTCTTGGTCAATGGTTCGACTGGGATTTCGGCTGGTTATGCTACAGACATTCCACCGCATAATTTGGCTGAAGTCATTGATGCGACGGTTTACACGATTGACCACCCAACAGCCAAGGTGGACAAACTCATGGAATTCTTGCCTGGACCTGACTTCCCTACAGGGGCTATCATCCAGGGTCGTGATGAAATCAAGAAAGCCTATGAAACTGGGAAAGGGCGCGTCGTTGTTCGTTCTAAGACGGAGGTTGAAAAGCTAAAAGGCGGTAAGGAACAAATCGTTATCACTGAGATTCCTTATGAAATCAATAAAGCCAATCTGGTCAAGAAAATTGATGATGTTCGCGTCAATAACAAGGTGGCAGGTATTGCTGAGGTTCGTGATGAGTCTGACCGTGACGGTCTTCGTATTGCTATTGAGCTTAAGAAAGATGCTAATACCGAGCTTGTACTCAACTATCTCTTCAAATACACCGACTTGCAAATCAACTACAACTTTAACATGGTGGCGATTGACAATTTCACACCTCGTCAGGTTGGGATTGTCCCAATCCTGTCTAGCTATATCGCCCACCGTCGTGAAGTGATTTTGGCTCGTTCACGCTTTGACAAGGAAAAGGCTGAGAAACGTCTTCATATCGTTGAAGGTTTGATTCGCGTGATTTCGATTTTGGACGAAGTTATTGCTCTTATCCGTGCCTCTGAGAATAAGGCTGACGCCAAGGAAAACCTCAAGGTCAGCTATGAGTTTACAGAAGAGCAGGCTGAGGCCATCGTTACCTTGCAACTTTACCGTTTGACCAATACAGACGTGGTTATCTTGCAGGAAGAAGAAGCAGAATTGCGTGAAAAGATTGCCATGCTTGCGGCTATCATCGGTGATGAACGGACTATGTACAATCTCATGAAGAAAGAACTTCGTGAGGTTAAAAAGAAATTTGCGACACCACGTTTGAGTACTTTGGAAGATACTGCGAAAGCAATCGAGATTGATACAGCTAGTTTGATTGCCGAGGAAGATACTTATGTCAGCGTAACCAAGGCAGGCTATATCAAGCGTACTAGCCCACGTTCCTTTGCAGCTTCTACGCTGGAAGAAATTGGTAAACGTGATGATGATCGTTTGATCTTTGTTCAAGCTACTAAGACAACCCAGCACCTCTTGATGTTTACGACTCTTGGGAATGTCATCTATCGACCAATCCACGAATTGGCAGATATTCGTTGGAAGGATATCGGAGAGCACCTAAGCCAAACTGTCACAAACTTCGAAACTAATGAAGAAATCCTTTATGTTGAAGTGGTAGATCAGTTTGATGATGCGACAACCTACTTTGCTGCAACTCGTCTTGGTCAAATTAAACGTGTAGAACGCAAAGAATTCACTCCATGGCGGACCTACAAGTCTAAGTCTGTCAAGTATGCCAAACTCAAAGACGAGACAGACCAGATAGTAGCAGTGGCTCCAATCAAACTAGATGATGTTCTCTTGATTAGTCAAAACGGTTATGCCCTTCGTTTTAATATCGAAGAGGTTCCAGTTGTTGGTTCCAAGGCGGCAGGGGTCAAGGCTATGAACCTGAAAGCAGATGATGTCCTCCAATCCGCATTTATCTGTAACACCTCATCCTTCTACCTCTTGACCCAACGTGGTAGCTTGAAACGTGTCTCTTGTGAGGAAATTCCGGCGACCAGCCGTGCTAGACGAGGCCTACAAGTCTTGCGTGAGTTGAAAAACAAACCGCACCGAGTCTTCTTGGCTGGAGCAGTTGCAGAGCAAGGTTTCGTTGGTGATCTCTTTAGTACAGAAGTAGAAGAAAACGACCAAACGTTACTTGTCCAATCTAACAAGGGAACAATCTATGAGAGTCGATTGCAAGACCTCAACTTGTCAGAACGTACTAGCAATGGAAGCTTTATTTCAGACACCATTTCAGATGAAGAAGTTTTCGATGCTTACCTCAAAGAAGTCTTTGAAGAAGATAAAGCAAATCCTTAA